The Miscanthus floridulus cultivar M001 chromosome 6, ASM1932011v1, whole genome shotgun sequence genomic interval agacattgtataaaaagtttatcttgaagaatgaaacgccgaatttcaatgctaaggcgtttgtcaagttggagtcccattaggatgacttcgtacaatacaagacatctcaagagagtgaggaacgtgtgatgaggaatcagcagaatgcccgacagaagcaataccatcatcgcatgggatcaggtggttataggagtgctattcccaagtggcagaacctagaagcagagattactgccaagggaatcatacctgaaacaatagagaagaactggcctcaacgcagcgaagaattggttctacgctcatgggggaagcctagacccagacactggcaagctaattttcagccaaaaaattgagagagcaacacagagactagctcatgctagggaagaagctgatagtggtgttttcaagcccaacatagaaaaggatgaattgacatatgccctagagaatcccgaacactggtggtcgaacaagaggctatggggcggttccgtggctacaagcattcccagcagacagggatacctatagaagccgccagagaaagaaggatgaggaggcagaccgaatctgtgtattggagcaatttgttaatgagtcacgacaagcattgcttgaatcacagtgaacgagaaaaatctcttgaggcaagaatgcaggaggagatcaagaggcaagtgcagctagcaatgagtcaaatgcaatcgacgccgggagtcaccattagccccgttggtcagatgaaaagcagttgtgcttccacggagctgccagttattcaaggtgatgctgggttgctgcttccctattgatgacattaccgagcctctaacgacatgtgagctgcacattctagatggtaataatgcatcaatcatggtggctgtcggggttgtatctccaatagaccgaacgaagacaccaagaatccatgggtcagttattcaacctggatatgctagcgtctcggtcgatagagtgctcaaaggttacagcaatgttcctcttgacattgaaggcggtgatggggagaagacactaggagaagcagagaagacatttattcaatggcgcaaacgcttcatcatcattcctggggcgccaccgcttcccctacctcaccctaggtacgaatgatagtgaatgaaatattatttttcctattaattttatattggcttcaaaaataattgaccacaacttgtttttgtagcagggtctccccccagcctagcccaatcattcattccccatctcatcacagcgtcgcggggggcgagacgacttcatccccacggcgatctccaactcctacaccggccccatcgcctccacaatgatctccaactcctacaccggccccaccgcctcctacaacgatctccaacgcctccacgccggactccaacaccggcctcatcgcctccacgccggtctccaacaccgcccccaccacctccacagcgacgcactacaaagacgtctaaggtcccaggcggcaaagaagacccaaaaaaagagttatttctcaagaaatacttcctgaaaagactgatgagcaaatagcagctgaagaaggcaaaaaagtgaaagatttttttatagatatccaaaagcagagacaagcgaagcttaaggagaagtcgtacttttacataccacgagatcagctgaggcagaaggtcgaagctcacaagaaaaagatgcttgaagttcgtaagccaccgccactatcagactatgaccgctccctcgtgaagtcacatgatgcacataagaaaaggaaaagagcatcagggaaggatgtcccatagctcggacaacagaagcaaccaatgcaaaatcttgttgttgctaatcaatatggttccaacatagaagtctatcgaccagacaactctggagaagtgtcggttcaagaccttaatgattttttgaacaaactggtttaaccttggatcaagtgacgggcaaagctccaatccagaacctggaagttgatacctggaagacttataaatttggcaaaagtctgtacaaccctgcggctctgaatgaattgggtacgcaaatgtacttgctcaacaagtggtacatgcaggcgtgtggcaggggtgagcagtggatctttgtcagatttagagaccatcattacttccgtgagagatgacatcttacatattagtttcgaagaattgcatcaactattccacttggactgctctggacaaatcaatcattagctccttttgtttgtaagtgattcttacttttatttaataaactcacttccatgcgtacgtgtatataattatcctcacatgtaacttatatttatatacagattccagatgtcagagctccaaagaatacaagacaccagtgttggcttcattgatccttatatcgtattcaaaaccgatattattgtcaaggaccactgggtatctgaagcacagacgaatatcatgaagttcttcgtgaagcagcacgacaagacaacaatacttttcccgtacaactttgagtaagtgttaataataatgtagtctacacattttatgtaatatcaatacaacttatatgcatgtacgtgtgtgtataaaccaatgcaggtttcactggatactcattgtcattgagttaaactcaagtcagttagtaatcttggactcattgagaaaagagcgagcacaataccaagatatgatagacattatccaggggtaatttcgatctctcgcgcacaactattattgaatagactttgccataatttattaacgatcgtacattattggtcgcacagggtttggaaagagtttattcggcaacaccgtaaggattgcaaggcaccacttaatgtagttgaaataccagtaagtagtactatatatacttccccacgtgtttaattactatatcatactttcaatttacgtgtgagatgatgagaataatcttcttctcgtacagtggtgtttgcggcaggaaccaggtaataacttatgtggatactacgtttgtgaatttatcactacatacataagaagaactcctgaagatgtcctcagagtacgtatatatcaatttttatttatttttaaatgaataaatatatatatatatatgtattaatacttttccttttatttcaaatgcaagactgaatggttgaaacgaagggtcatgcaaaaagaccatctgaaagcaggttcaagagtcaatagcaggatatcttctataaaaagtgctaaatcccaacggcgagttctactttgatctaaggaactaatgatgtaaattaaatatttattgatatcgttattttcgagaacaagattatgaaagtgttgtatatatacatatatatctataatatatatagtttcatactttattcgaatataataatgctcgagatgagaattagatgtaattatatgcgtgcgtgtatttatattagcgacgtagaatacgtacataaaaacatattatatattaaacaaatatgtgtaactgaactgaaaacaaattaaacaaaaaaaaagaaaaagaaaaggaacctttagtcccggttggggttaccaacagggactaaagggtgcggccaggtttgctcggctggaggacctttagtcccggttggtaacaccaaccgggactaaaggtccctctttagtcccggctcgatgatccGGGACTGAAGATTTCATCTTtaatcccgggatcgttgtcccggcgcggtaaccgggactaaaggccgttaccgcccgggacaacaggtccattctgtagtagtgagacATGATACACTAACATACCTGCAGATGAAGAAATAATCCACCTCTTTACAGGGTACTCGGGTTTGTGGAGTATCGTTTGAGGAGACGCGATATAGCATGCTAGTGACTGCCTGCTAACAAATTCGATGTTCCAGACCCAAACAGAGTCGCTCATGCAGCGAAAGCAGAAGTGAGGGCCTGAGAAGGAGTGAGGGGTACTGCCAGCGTGCATGCGTCCAAAACGTGAGCAACAAATAGTTGAACAACCTCTCGATCATCTACCATATCAATTTTttggaaaggattcatcactGTTCATCTACCAAGATCTTACACACGACACAAGTTACCAATCAACTtcttatactactttttttcACTGAAACAATATAACATACTCATCATTAGTTACTCAGTTCCACAAGACAACAGATCGATCGAACACGTCACGAGACACGAGAGGAAGCAGTGAAGTCACCAAAGGAAAACCGTACGTGTCTATCTTCATCCATCCATACGTGCAGGCTGCAATGCAGTGCATATCGTCTTATGCGCGATCCATGTAGCCGAGCTCGGAAGGATGGACGGGgctcagcagcggcggcggcggcggtgtgcgGGGCTGCCAAAGCCGCTGGCCTCCGCAGTCGTAGTGTATGGCCCCCGTGAACTCCAGTGGCTGGCACCTCCGCCCGAGGAGGATCGTCCGCCGCCACACGCACGCCTCGTCGCCGTCGAGGAGGTCGTCGTCGCCTCCTCGCCCGCGCTTCCGCTCCCCCACCCTTCTGGGCGGCTTCACCTTCTTCCTCAGCGTCTTGCTGCGCTTGACGACGACGAAGGCGCTGTCGCTGAAGACGTCGCGGTGGCCCCCGCCGCACGGGAAGAACGGACGACGTCTGGCGACGAAAGCGGAGGACGTGACGCTCTCCCTGCGGCGAAGGGGCACCACCAGCCGCCGGGCCAGGGAGGAGAGGAGGCCGGACATGGCACTGAACATGGCGTGAAGGCTGGGTCGATCGGGTGCAAGAGCAAGACTGCAAGCGCAATGGAGTGATGGCTTTTTTGGATTATTGTGGGTGTGGGACAAGAATCGGAATGCTATTAAAAGGGAGCCGACGCCCAGTTGGCAGTGGTTTGGTGGACCGTTTGGCACCCAACATGATAAATTTTATGAGATTAATTTATAAGGGGCTGGCACCGGGCAGCATTTCAATTGCGCATTAATATTATATTATACAGGTTTAAAATTTCTAATTACGCTTTTGACAATTAAATTATAGGTACCGTTGGAAAGCTGATGTATGCTATTGGTCAAACTTCAAAACAAACTTTTAAGAATAATATATTGGTAGGAAAAAAAAGACCAGACCAAAAAATGAGTATATAATATATATGTAGGAGTTACAATAGTACGGAAGGGGGAAAATCTGCGACACCGTCGCACAGTGGCTTCCGTGAGACACCACGTAATCGGTTGACACGTGGCCACCGAAAAGCAAGGTGGCTGGTGGGGTTGAGAACACGTGTCAAGCAGGGAGACGGCGTCTCACGCAACGCAGCATGCGACGGTGtcgtagaattttttttttccTACGGAAGGGACGAGGTGTACAGCAGTCCCGAAATGCCAGTATCATTTGAAATTCTGAATAGAGTCAATTAAGACACTGTTTGAAAATAATATTCCCTCCGTTTTTTAAAGCTGCACTACAATTTGACAAAGGGTCTCAAAAGTAAACTTGGACCATTAATTTCACTTACAATGTATTATCCAGACGAACATCTTAGTAAAATCCTTTTGAGATATGAATCTATCAATATCCCAAACTTTCATTTTTTTATGAGTTCTCGATCACTAAACTTGTCTAGGGTTTCAGCAAAGGTCCAAATGCATTTTGACCCGCTCCCTACACAGACATGGCATGCTGGCTTAGTGCTGATGTGGATCTGACATGTTTGATCTAGTACCTAAACTTTTGCACGGCACTACCATCTAGGCCCTAACATACAACGTCATATTTCTAGGTTCTCAAACTTGCTAAAAGGGGCACACAAGATACCTAAACTTGCACGACAGTGTCGTCTAGGTCCCAAACTTGTTAATCAGGCCACATGAGGTCCAAATTATCATTGTTTGCGATAAGGCCCCTGCATGGTTGCTGACTATACacttgacatgtggggcccatatGTCATCCCTCTCTCATCCCCTTCCCAATTCCCTCTTACACGGGCTCACATGTGGTCCCTTTGTCTCATGTCCTACCTAGGGTGAAGAAAGACCTATCAAATGATGGTGGAACTTAGATCTAAGGCACCAAGGATGACTCATCTAGCAGGTACTATTTACAACAAAATAATCTACCCAGGTGGTTAGCCTCGTTTTCCTCCACACCAATGGTCATGACTCATGAGGTCACTTTTATCAAAGTTAATCATCATGCCTGAGAGATGTTCAAAGCAAGTAAGCAACCATTTTAAGCCGGAGGCAGGGAGGGGAGCGAGAGTGGAGGCGAGTGTGGAAGACAGAACTATCGTGTGTAGGGGTGGGTAGGCTAGCAAAACTACCAAAAGTTGGGCCCATGGGGCCATGGTAGGCAAGGGCAATTGCGCAATAGGTCGGGGGTGAGCATCATGGGTAGGGGTGGTTGCCGCAAGAGATAAGAGGAGCAAGGTGGAGATTGGGGAATAGCTGACATGCGAGCCCGAGCTAAGTAGCTAACAACAAACAGTTGCTAATAGAAGAAAAATAGTCATCTACATTTCCTCCCATTCCATCTCTCCTACCAAATACAAAACAGAGAGggagaattatttatttggcactgaaacaaatcagtgtttcgtatttgacactcgaaaatttgaactttcttatctggcatcaagttgaaatttcctttTGTAAATGGCATTGCCGTCCATTTAGGACAATAACGATGTCAAGTGACCAGTAAAAAGACATAAATACCCTTGTTTTCCAGCAGAAATCCACGGTGCCAAATAgggaagttcaagtattttcgtatggACGATATTGCCGGAGCTCTTGCGCAGCCCCGTGCCATCGCCCTGGCGACCCGACGCATAGACCCGTACCAACGTCCCCGCATCGCCGcccctaccgactgaaggaggcAAGACGATGGCGTGTCGCTGTCGTGGCCCCGCACGCGAGGTCCGCTCGTGCTGCTCCGCCACTCGCCAGTCGTCGCTGGACCTATGCGCCGCTTGCCGCCATCCCCGGGCGCCAGCTCATAGCTCGCTTTTGCCGCGTGTTCGGTGCTGCCCTGTGTGCGTCGTAGCTCGCCACTTGTCGCGGCCTCGGGGATGGCGGCGGCTGCATGGGCGGTGTGGCTGGTCGCCGGCTGGCACGCGCCCTGGTACACCACGTACAAGGCTCACTACAGGGAAGCCGAGTGCATGAGGGTGGAGATGGAGGAGCTCCTCTACGCCTACGGCGTCAACGTCGTCTTCACCGGCAGGTACAGCGGCAGGCATACCCAGAGCGCTCTCCTctcggctgccgccgccgccgacgtccCGTCCTTGCTCCGGCCGGC includes:
- the LOC136458594 gene encoding uncharacterized protein → MFSAMSGLLSSLARRLVVPLRRRESVTSSAFVARRRPFFPCGGGHRDVFSDSAFVVVKRSKTLRKKVKPPRRVGERKRGRGGDDDLLDGDEACVWRRTILLGRRCQPLEFTGAIHYDCGGQRLWQPRTPPPPPLLSPVHPSELGYMDRA